One Equus asinus isolate D_3611 breed Donkey chromosome 26, EquAss-T2T_v2, whole genome shotgun sequence genomic window carries:
- the LOC123281242 gene encoding immunoglobulin alpha Fc receptor-like isoform X2: MTPRDITLICLEDFPIPIISAVPSSVIPLNESVKILCQGTPQSFLYQLEILGNSTNKMVEEKYGFQKEAEFIINHMDTKTAGRYQCRYRKAYRWSKYSEALQLVVTGLYDKPFLSTDQDSKVIPGENISLQCGSPHTPFDRFSLTTEGGATLPQHQDEGHQGNFTLGPVTPGFSGNYRCYGWYSDNPYVWSAPSDTLKLVVKDTMNQDHKLENLIRVGVAGLVLVALLAILAENWHSYKVPHKEDRQDLPEWSYDKQKM; this comes from the exons ATGACCCCCAGAGATATTACCCTCATCTGTCTTG AGGATTTTCCCATTCCTATCATATCTGCCGTACCCAGTTCTGTGATTCCCTTGAATGAGTCTGTGAAGATCCTGTGCCAGGGAACTCCTCAGTCTTTCCTGTACCAACTGGAGATCCTGGGAAACTCCACAAACAAGATGGTGGAGGAAAAATATGGATTTCAGAAGGAGGCTGAATTCATCATTAACCACATGGATACAAAGACTGCAGGGCGCTATCAGTGCCGATACAGGAAAGCATACAGATGGTCAAAGTATAGTGAAGCCCTGCAGCTGGTGGTGACAG GCTTGTACGACAAACCCTTCCTCTCTACTGACCAGGACTCTAAAGTGATTCCAGGAGAGAATATTTCCCTCCAGTGTGGTTCACCACACACCCCATTTGATAGATTTTCGCTGACCACGGAGGGAGGAGCCACCTTGCCACAACACCAAGATGAGGGACACCAAGGAAACTTCACTCTGGGTCCTGTGACCCCTGGCTTCTCAGGGAACTACAGGTGCTATGGTTGGTATAGTGACAACCCTTACGTGTGGTCAGCCCCCAGTGACACCCTGAAGCTTGTGGTCAAAG ATACCATGAACCAAGACCACAAGTTGGAGAATTTGATCCGAGTGGGTGTGGCAGGGCTGGTCCTTGTGGCTCTCTTGGCCATACTGGCTGAAAATTGGCACAGCTATAAGGTTCCTCACAAGGAAGACAGGCAAGACTTGCCTGAATGGAGCTATGATAAACAGAAAATGTAA
- the LOC123281242 gene encoding immunoglobulin alpha Fc receptor-like isoform X1 has translation MTPRDITLICLVLCLGMKIQAQEEDFPIPIISAVPSSVIPLNESVKILCQGTPQSFLYQLEILGNSTNKMVEEKYGFQKEAEFIINHMDTKTAGRYQCRYRKAYRWSKYSEALQLVVTGLYDKPFLSTDQDSKVIPGENISLQCGSPHTPFDRFSLTTEGGATLPQHQDEGHQGNFTLGPVTPGFSGNYRCYGWYSDNPYVWSAPSDTLKLVVKDTMNQDHKLENLIRVGVAGLVLVALLAILAENWHSYKVPHKEDRQDLPEWSYDKQKM, from the exons ATGACCCCCAGAGATATTACCCTCATCTGTCTTG TGCTCTGCCTAGGCATGAAAATTCAGGCACAAGAAG AGGATTTTCCCATTCCTATCATATCTGCCGTACCCAGTTCTGTGATTCCCTTGAATGAGTCTGTGAAGATCCTGTGCCAGGGAACTCCTCAGTCTTTCCTGTACCAACTGGAGATCCTGGGAAACTCCACAAACAAGATGGTGGAGGAAAAATATGGATTTCAGAAGGAGGCTGAATTCATCATTAACCACATGGATACAAAGACTGCAGGGCGCTATCAGTGCCGATACAGGAAAGCATACAGATGGTCAAAGTATAGTGAAGCCCTGCAGCTGGTGGTGACAG GCTTGTACGACAAACCCTTCCTCTCTACTGACCAGGACTCTAAAGTGATTCCAGGAGAGAATATTTCCCTCCAGTGTGGTTCACCACACACCCCATTTGATAGATTTTCGCTGACCACGGAGGGAGGAGCCACCTTGCCACAACACCAAGATGAGGGACACCAAGGAAACTTCACTCTGGGTCCTGTGACCCCTGGCTTCTCAGGGAACTACAGGTGCTATGGTTGGTATAGTGACAACCCTTACGTGTGGTCAGCCCCCAGTGACACCCTGAAGCTTGTGGTCAAAG ATACCATGAACCAAGACCACAAGTTGGAGAATTTGATCCGAGTGGGTGTGGCAGGGCTGGTCCTTGTGGCTCTCTTGGCCATACTGGCTGAAAATTGGCACAGCTATAAGGTTCCTCACAAGGAAGACAGGCAAGACTTGCCTGAATGGAGCTATGATAAACAGAAAATGTAA